In Candidatus Manganitrophus noduliformans, the genomic stretch ATGAAATGCTAGGAAAGCCGCAGAATCTGATCTCCCATCATCTCAACTGTCTCAAGACCTGCGGGTTAGCGGCGGTGGAGAAGCAGGGTCGAAAGGCAATCTATCGGATTGCCGATCCTGAAATCGATCAGATCCTTGATTGGGCGGAAAAGCAGGTGGTTGCCCAAGCCGAGCGGATTCTTTCCTGTAGCCTGGTCGGGAATCGGGCGTCGAGGCGCACAGGAAAACGATCGGGAGGAAAACATGGCTAGTGAGACCTACATTAAAACCGGCGGAGTCGGAGCCGTCATTGCCGCGATCTGCTGCTTCACCCCTGTGTTGGTGATTCTGCTAGGGATCATCGGCCTCGGGGCAATCACCGGGTATCTGGATTATGTGCTCCTTCCGGCCCTTTTGATCTGCCTGGGATTATTGGCCTATGGAATCGTCCTTCGAAAGAAGGAGCAGGCGGCCTGCTGCGATCAAAAAAACCTTTCGGAGGGAGGGCGTCCATGAAAGAGGGATGGTCCACTATCGGCGGGCTCTTCTCTGCCTTTCTCTCCTCGGTCTGCTGTATCGGTCCTTTGATCCTCTCCGCCCTCGGGATCGGGGCCGGGGCGACCGGGCTTCTCGGAGGATCGGCCCGTTTTGCGGCGTCGATGGTTCCTTACCGGCCCCTCTTCGTTCTATTAACCTTTGCCTTTTTGGGTCTGGGGTTCTACAGCGTTTACCGAAGGCAGCCTATTTGTGGTGGAGCCTCGGCCTGCTCTCCGGAGCGGCTTAAAAGGACAAAGCGCATTCTGTGGGTGATCGCGCTTATTTCACTGATCCTAACGATCTCCCCTTATTTATTGGCCATCGGATCTTAAAGGGGCTCAAACAATAAGAGAAACATCGCTGTAATGATCAGATGGACGCTTTTTATTTTTTCTTTCGTTTTCTTACGCCCTGTCCGATGAGTTGAAGATGAGTTGAAAAGGAGCGGATCAAATGCAATCTCTCAATCTTTCTGAGATCGCCACGACATTGAAGGAGGGGCTTCGGGAGAGTCTTTTCCCAGACAAGATCGGACTTTTTCACCCTCTCTTGCGCCTCTTGGCAAAAGGGAGCCCCGTAGCCCTCGGCCAAATTGCCGCCACGCTTCATCTCTTCCCTAGCGACGTTGCCGCGGCCCTTGGTATGTTGCGAAACGTCGAGTTTGATCAGGACGGGAACATTGTCGGCGCGGGGATCACCCTGAACCCGACCCGGCACCGTTTTGAGGTGAATGGCCGGAAGCTGTTCACCTGGTGCGCGATGGACACGTTGATCTTCCCGATGATTCTCAACCAAACGGCCCGTGTGGCGTCGACCTGTCCTGCGACCGGAATCACGGTCCGGCTGACGGTCACACCGGGGGGTGTGGAGCACCTCGAACCCGCCGACGCCGTTGTCTCCCTGCCCAAGCTTTCAGAAACGTGTTGTGATGTGCGGGCGAACTTTTGCAATCAGGTCCACTTCTTCAGTTCCTCCGACGCCGCGTCGGCGTGGCTCTCCGAACGCCCCGGAGCGACGCTTCTTTCCATCCAAGAGGCGTGGCGAATCGGAAGTATTTTGGTGAGCTCCCTTTTCAGGAGCGATTTGGAAATAGGTGGGACCCTTGAGTGTTGTTAATCTTTTTAGGAAGGAGGCCGTTCATGATAAAAGGTTTTATGAAAGCTTCCCTGTTATTTTCAGTCCTGTTATTCTTGGTCACCGGTGCGCCGGCAACCGATCACTTCAGCCTTGCGGAGGAACCCGGTGCTCTTCAAACGATCACCTTGAAGATCGACGGGATGGATTGCGGCGCTTGCGCGAAAGAGATCCGATCGGCTCTGATGGAGAGGCCGGGTGTCAGGACGGCGGAGGTAAAGGTCAGGAAGAAATGGCTTTTCTTCGATGATTTTTCAGATGCGCGGGCCGTGGTCGAATACGAACAGAGCAAGACGACGGTGGATGATCTGATCAAGGCGGTGGAAGGGGCGAGCAATTCAATGTTCACCTACCATGCCCGGCTCATCGAGTAAAAATATAAGGAGGTCATAAATAATGATGAAAACAAACCAAGAAAAAGCAGAAAGCGACACCCTCTTCGTCGAAATGCGGAAACTCTCCCCCCGGGTCACCGGGGGAATCATGCGGGCCCGGGAGGCCTCGTATGAAGACGGGAAAGCGCCCGGAAAGTACAAACTCCTG encodes the following:
- the merF gene encoding mercury resistance system transport protein MerF codes for the protein MASETYIKTGGVGAVIAAICCFTPVLVILLGIIGLGAITGYLDYVLLPALLICLGLLAYGIVLRKKEQAACCDQKNLSEGGRP
- a CDS encoding heavy-metal-associated domain-containing protein; its protein translation is MIKGFMKASLLFSVLLFLVTGAPATDHFSLAEEPGALQTITLKIDGMDCGACAKEIRSALMERPGVRTAEVKVRKKWLFFDDFSDARAVVEYEQSKTTVDDLIKAVEGASNSMFTYHARLIE
- a CDS encoding ArsR/SmtB family transcription factor: MIQDELLSAQVALFSALSDPTRLQILKLLHQKGPMHVTKIYEMLGKPQNLISHHLNCLKTCGLAAVEKQGRKAIYRIADPEIDQILDWAEKQVVAQAERILSCSLVGNRASRRTGKRSGGKHG
- a CDS encoding mercuric transporter MerT family protein — translated: MKEGWSTIGGLFSAFLSSVCCIGPLILSALGIGAGATGLLGGSARFAASMVPYRPLFVLLTFAFLGLGFYSVYRRQPICGGASACSPERLKRTKRILWVIALISLILTISPYLLAIGS
- the merB gene encoding organomercurial lyase MerB — translated: MQSLNLSEIATTLKEGLRESLFPDKIGLFHPLLRLLAKGSPVALGQIAATLHLFPSDVAAALGMLRNVEFDQDGNIVGAGITLNPTRHRFEVNGRKLFTWCAMDTLIFPMILNQTARVASTCPATGITVRLTVTPGGVEHLEPADAVVSLPKLSETCCDVRANFCNQVHFFSSSDAASAWLSERPGATLLSIQEAWRIGSILVSSLFRSDLEIGGTLECC